A genomic segment from Streptomyces antibioticus encodes:
- a CDS encoding dynamin family protein has product MTAAHNPRPDDGGDGGREQGELCAAATDLVTTALKSLTPSPDPEPGSVVAALEAVRDRLAEGRLRIAVGGRMNAGKSTLVNALLGQRLAATAATECTMVVAWFRQGVQNKVRVQRLDGRAYDVPAHPGGGIPREPGRLGSPPDEIAELLVDVTSSELTRRHILIDTPGMDTLSGLDEVALRALSRADALLYVMPHPGAGDAEALQSLRRQAGSRMTAMNVLGVLSRIDELGSGTGTPWPRARRVAATYTTRLTGMVSHIVPVVGLLAQTAGGDEFTEDDTALLRQLTDVPPDVLEEALYSPEEFAEWTDGPLDRAARLRLLDLLGVYGIALAVGLLTGADGRPAVRGTGALLERLREESGLDALVREMDERFVSAADRLRAASALQSLDDLTLAAQAVPAAREAWAALRSGVTALRRHPLLRQTELGSALAELANGTLPLGDTETAALVALATGTDAASCLRLPPDAPAHDIARAAAREAAHWRTREASGPRAVRRHARTARELCEEFHFRNAHQSG; this is encoded by the coding sequence ATGACGGCGGCGCACAACCCGCGGCCGGACGACGGCGGCGACGGCGGCCGCGAGCAGGGCGAACTCTGCGCGGCGGCCACCGACTTGGTGACCACGGCCCTCAAGTCCCTCACCCCCAGCCCCGATCCGGAACCGGGCTCGGTCGTCGCCGCCCTGGAGGCCGTACGGGACCGGCTGGCGGAGGGGCGGCTGCGGATCGCCGTCGGGGGCCGGATGAACGCCGGAAAATCCACCCTCGTCAACGCCCTGCTCGGACAGCGGCTCGCGGCCACGGCCGCCACCGAGTGCACCATGGTGGTGGCCTGGTTCCGCCAGGGCGTACAGAACAAGGTCCGCGTCCAGCGGCTCGACGGCCGCGCCTACGACGTCCCCGCGCACCCCGGCGGCGGCATCCCGCGCGAACCGGGCCGGCTCGGCAGCCCACCGGACGAGATCGCCGAACTCCTCGTGGACGTCACCAGCAGCGAACTGACCCGACGTCATATTCTCATTGACACCCCGGGGATGGACACGCTCAGCGGTCTGGACGAGGTCGCCCTGCGCGCCCTCTCCCGGGCGGACGCCCTGCTGTACGTCATGCCGCACCCCGGCGCCGGGGACGCGGAGGCCCTCCAGTCGCTGCGCCGCCAGGCCGGTTCCCGGATGACCGCGATGAACGTCCTCGGCGTCCTCAGCCGGATCGACGAACTCGGCTCCGGCACCGGCACCCCGTGGCCGCGCGCCCGCCGGGTGGCGGCCACGTACACCACCCGTCTCACCGGCATGGTCTCCCACATCGTCCCCGTCGTCGGCCTGCTCGCGCAGACCGCGGGCGGCGACGAGTTCACCGAGGACGACACCGCGCTCCTGCGCCAACTCACCGACGTACCGCCGGATGTGCTGGAGGAGGCGCTGTACTCGCCGGAGGAGTTCGCCGAGTGGACGGACGGCCCGCTGGACCGGGCGGCCCGGCTGCGTCTGCTGGACCTCCTGGGCGTCTACGGCATCGCGCTCGCCGTCGGCCTCCTCACCGGCGCCGACGGCCGCCCCGCCGTACGCGGCACCGGCGCCCTCCTCGAACGGCTGCGGGAGGAGTCCGGACTCGACGCGCTCGTACGGGAGATGGACGAACGGTTCGTGTCCGCGGCGGACCGGCTGCGCGCCGCGTCCGCCCTCCAGTCCCTGGACGACCTGACCCTCGCCGCCCAGGCGGTCCCCGCCGCACGCGAGGCATGGGCTGCCCTGCGCTCGGGGGTGACCGCGCTACGCCGACATCCGCTCCTTCGCCAGACCGAACTGGGCTCAGCCCTGGCCGAGTTGGCGAACGGCACGCTGCCCCTGGGGGACACCGAGACGGCCGCGCTGGTCGCCCTGGCGACGGGCACGGACGCCGCGTCCTGCCTCCGCCTGCCACCCGACGCCCCGGCCCACGACATCGCCCGCGCGGCGGCACGAGAGGCTGCCCACTGGCGGACCCGGGAGGCGTCGGGCCCCCGCGCGGTACGACGGCACGCCCGCACCGCGCGGGAACTGTGCGAGGAGTTCCACTTCCGCAACGCTCACCAGTCGGGGTGA
- a CDS encoding DUF6191 domain-containing protein, producing MRQACANAGVRLRGYQRLAGVGAASTAGMMNELHDLLSPTHRHVAEEKERRLVLREDAGSGAPPLRRVDLESGRVVVRSETPPPPSEPRDGGRA from the coding sequence GTGAGGCAGGCATGCGCCAACGCCGGTGTGAGGCTGCGGGGTTACCAACGGCTCGCCGGTGTCGGTGCCGCGTCGACGGCCGGGATGATGAACGAACTCCATGACCTGCTCTCCCCCACGCACCGGCACGTCGCCGAGGAGAAGGAGCGGCGGCTGGTGCTGCGGGAGGACGCCGGGTCGGGGGCACCTCCCCTTCGGAGGGTCGACCTCGAATCCGGGCGAGTGGTCGTGCGCTCCGAGACACCGCCGCCGCCGTCCGAGCCGAGGGACGGAGGGCGGGCGTAG
- a CDS encoding aldehyde dehydrogenase family protein: MTVAPPLDTPPLDQALADLRGRAASWTATPLAERIGLLERMLPRIGDGASAMVADSARAKGYDAGSDWAAEDWVTAPWALAQTVGAYLHVLRRLAAGRDPVPAAAVHAREGRTVVDVFPATATDRLLLNGFTAEVWTLPGTTREQALARAAGEYRGRPGEPAVALVLGAGNVPAITPLDILHKLYAEGQVVLAKMNPVNAHLRPHFEKVFTEFVERGWVRFVDGGAAEGAYLTAHDDVDTIHVTGSERTHDAIVWGTGEEGEERRRADTPLNDKPFTSELGGVSPCIVAPGPWSAADFRFQAEHIVTSKLNNSGHNCVATQILLVPRDWDGTERLLAEIRRVLRELPRRGPYYPGSADRLAAVTRAHPEAETYGDDDCRVLVPDLADADDPMLTDEVFAGALGVVRLPGEDVPAFLRAATEFANDKLPGTLGATLLVHPRTERAHRTAVEEAVAGLRYGTLGVNCWSAFGFLLGYTPWGAFPGHDRRDIGSGVGFVHNAFLLEDVEKTVLRAPFAPSPRGLFTGSPSLSPRPPYYVTNRTGRTTMQRLTAYATDRRLSRLPGIFMSALRG; encoded by the coding sequence TTGACCGTCGCACCTCCCCTCGACACCCCGCCGCTCGACCAGGCCCTCGCGGACCTGCGCGGCCGGGCGGCCTCCTGGACCGCCACACCGCTCGCCGAGCGCATCGGCCTGCTGGAGCGGATGCTCCCCCGCATCGGCGACGGCGCGTCCGCCATGGTCGCCGACTCGGCCCGCGCCAAGGGCTACGACGCCGGCTCCGACTGGGCCGCCGAGGACTGGGTCACCGCGCCCTGGGCGCTGGCGCAGACCGTGGGCGCGTATCTGCACGTGCTGCGCCGGCTGGCCGCCGGGCGGGACCCGGTGCCCGCCGCAGCCGTCCACGCCCGCGAGGGCCGTACGGTCGTCGACGTCTTCCCCGCCACGGCCACGGACCGGCTGCTGCTCAACGGCTTCACCGCCGAGGTGTGGACCCTGCCGGGCACGACCCGCGAACAGGCCCTGGCCCGCGCGGCGGGCGAGTACCGCGGCCGGCCCGGCGAACCGGCCGTGGCGCTGGTGCTCGGCGCCGGGAACGTCCCGGCGATCACCCCGCTCGACATCCTGCACAAGCTGTACGCCGAGGGCCAGGTCGTCCTCGCGAAGATGAACCCGGTCAACGCCCATCTCCGCCCGCACTTCGAGAAGGTGTTCACCGAGTTCGTGGAGCGCGGCTGGGTCCGCTTCGTCGACGGGGGCGCCGCCGAGGGCGCGTACCTCACCGCTCACGACGACGTCGACACCATCCACGTCACCGGCAGCGAGCGTACGCACGACGCCATCGTGTGGGGCACCGGGGAGGAGGGCGAGGAGCGCCGACGCGCGGACACCCCGCTCAACGACAAGCCGTTCACCAGTGAGTTGGGCGGTGTCAGCCCCTGCATCGTGGCGCCGGGGCCGTGGAGTGCCGCGGACTTCCGCTTCCAGGCCGAGCACATCGTCACCAGCAAGCTGAACAACTCCGGCCACAACTGCGTCGCCACGCAGATCCTGCTCGTGCCCCGCGACTGGGACGGCACCGAGCGGCTGCTCGCCGAGATCCGCCGGGTCCTCCGCGAACTCCCGCGGCGCGGCCCCTACTACCCCGGCTCCGCCGACCGCCTCGCCGCGGTGACCCGCGCGCACCCGGAGGCCGAGACCTACGGCGACGACGACTGCCGCGTCCTGGTCCCGGACCTCGCCGACGCGGACGATCCGATGCTCACGGACGAGGTGTTCGCCGGTGCCCTGGGCGTGGTCCGCCTGCCGGGTGAGGACGTGCCCGCATTCCTGCGCGCGGCAACGGAGTTCGCCAACGACAAGCTGCCCGGCACCCTCGGCGCCACGCTGCTCGTCCACCCCCGCACCGAGCGGGCCCACCGCACGGCAGTCGAGGAGGCCGTCGCCGGGCTGCGCTACGGCACGCTGGGCGTCAACTGCTGGTCGGCGTTCGGCTTCCTGCTCGGCTACACCCCCTGGGGCGCCTTCCCCGGCCACGACCGCCGGGACATCGGCAGCGGGGTCGGCTTCGTGCACAACGCGTTTCTCCTGGAGGACGTCGAAAAGACGGTGCTGCGCGCCCCGTTCGCCCCGTCACCACGCGGCCTGTTCACCGGCTCGCCGTCCCTGTCGCCCCGTCCCCCGTACTACGTCACCAACCGCACGGGCCGGACGACGATGCAACGCCTCACCGCCTACGCGACGGACCGGAGGCTGTCCCGACTGCCGGGCATCTTCATGTCGGCGTTGCGCGGCTGA
- a CDS encoding MFS transporter: MTAVPTVPQHPTETTETTEAPGGGRRAWTVTVLLVVFMMINFADKSVLGLAADEIRADLHLSATQFGLANSAFFLLFSVAAVVVGLAADRMSPKTLLLVMAVLWSVAQVPAAIGGGLAVLVASRVFLGAAEGPAFPVAQHATLAWFPDHRRNLPGALITLGVTLGVIVSAPGLSWVIQRHGWRTALWVLVAVGAVWAAVWAVLGADGRHRAVTAAGEPREEVRAPVPYRRIFASRTWTGVTLAYFTSYWTVALMLVWLPSYLRNALGYSAHTAGIVVVAPWTIGAVVLLTQAGVTGRLMRRGVGSRRARGWVGGWLLALGAACCLALPLADGTTAKTVLVALGFGLGGSYATIAATTVAELAPPSRKGGALGTMNAVVTAAGLAAPALVGALVDAQGTGGYQSAVLLSGGLLAVGAAASFLLVDPARDIARLTG, translated from the coding sequence ATGACCGCGGTACCCACCGTGCCCCAGCACCCCACGGAGACCACCGAGACGACCGAGGCACCCGGCGGCGGCCGGCGCGCCTGGACGGTGACCGTGCTGCTCGTGGTCTTCATGATGATCAACTTCGCGGACAAGTCCGTCCTCGGCCTCGCCGCCGACGAGATCCGCGCGGACCTCCATCTGAGCGCCACCCAGTTCGGGCTCGCCAACAGCGCCTTCTTCCTGCTCTTCTCCGTGGCCGCGGTCGTGGTCGGGCTCGCCGCCGACCGGATGTCGCCGAAGACGCTGCTCCTGGTGATGGCCGTCCTGTGGTCCGTCGCCCAGGTGCCCGCGGCGATCGGCGGCGGCCTCGCCGTACTGGTCGCCTCACGGGTCTTCCTCGGCGCGGCGGAGGGCCCCGCCTTCCCCGTCGCCCAGCACGCCACGCTGGCCTGGTTCCCCGACCACCGGCGCAATCTGCCCGGCGCCCTGATCACCCTCGGCGTCACGCTCGGCGTGATCGTCTCGGCCCCCGGCCTCTCCTGGGTGATCCAGCGCCACGGGTGGCGGACGGCGCTGTGGGTGCTGGTGGCGGTGGGCGCCGTGTGGGCCGCGGTCTGGGCCGTCCTGGGCGCGGACGGCCGGCACCGCGCCGTCACGGCCGCCGGTGAACCCCGCGAGGAGGTGCGGGCGCCGGTCCCGTACCGCAGGATCTTCGCCAGCCGCACCTGGACCGGCGTCACCCTCGCCTACTTCACCAGCTACTGGACCGTCGCCCTGATGCTGGTCTGGCTCCCCTCCTACCTGCGCAACGCCCTCGGCTACTCGGCCCACACGGCCGGCATCGTCGTCGTCGCACCCTGGACCATCGGCGCCGTCGTGCTGCTCACGCAGGCGGGCGTCACCGGCCGGCTGATGCGGCGCGGTGTCGGGAGCCGGCGGGCCCGCGGCTGGGTGGGCGGCTGGCTCCTCGCGCTCGGCGCCGCCTGCTGCCTGGCGCTGCCGCTGGCCGACGGTACGACGGCGAAGACCGTGCTGGTCGCCCTCGGCTTCGGCCTCGGCGGCTCGTACGCCACGATCGCCGCGACCACGGTCGCCGAACTGGCCCCGCCCTCCCGCAAGGGCGGCGCCCTCGGCACCATGAACGCGGTGGTGACGGCGGCCGGTCTCGCGGCGCCCGCGCTCGTCGGGGCGCTCGTCGACGCGCAGGGCACCGGCGGCTACCAGAGCGCGGTGCTGCTGTCCGGGGGGCTGCTGGCCGTGGGGGCCGCCGCGTCGTTCCTGCTGGTCGATCCGGCGCGGGACATCGCGCGGCTGACCGGCTGA
- a CDS encoding TauD/TfdA dioxygenase family protein: protein MQAVASTPVANPKPVLDKPLMHYGSRVLERLAPGAEQFAYRLLEIGPLTPHFGAVVGGVDLTAPITGELAAELRQALLEWKVIFFRGQRGFTSAHQLALSGVWGPPEANPFFARTGTPGVSRLAKDAKAAGNKNIWHSDHSFMANPSLGAVLRAVEVPDAGGDTMWADMAAAYDNLPADLKERIEGLTAVHDWEASWGALMNDEQKAAFRETWPQVEHPVVVRHPRSGRRTLYVNEPFTRRIKGLSDAENRELLDILVLQARIPEFQVRFHWEPDSVAVWDNIATQHYAVNDYFPRRRVMERIAIAGVPLS from the coding sequence ATGCAGGCCGTCGCCTCGACCCCTGTGGCCAATCCCAAGCCCGTCCTCGACAAGCCCCTCATGCACTACGGCAGCCGTGTCCTGGAGCGACTGGCGCCCGGCGCCGAGCAGTTCGCCTACCGGCTGCTGGAGATCGGTCCGCTCACCCCGCACTTCGGTGCCGTGGTCGGCGGCGTCGACCTGACCGCGCCGATCACCGGCGAACTCGCCGCCGAGCTGCGCCAGGCGCTGCTCGAATGGAAGGTGATCTTCTTCCGCGGGCAGCGCGGCTTCACCTCCGCGCACCAGCTCGCCCTGTCCGGCGTCTGGGGCCCGCCCGAGGCGAACCCGTTCTTCGCGCGCACCGGGACCCCGGGCGTCTCCCGGCTCGCCAAGGACGCCAAGGCCGCGGGCAACAAGAACATCTGGCACAGCGACCACTCGTTCATGGCCAACCCGTCGCTCGGCGCCGTCCTGCGCGCGGTGGAGGTGCCCGACGCGGGCGGCGACACGATGTGGGCGGACATGGCCGCCGCCTACGACAACCTGCCCGCGGACCTGAAGGAGCGCATCGAGGGTCTGACCGCCGTCCACGACTGGGAGGCGAGCTGGGGCGCCCTGATGAACGACGAGCAGAAGGCCGCGTTCCGTGAGACCTGGCCGCAGGTCGAACACCCCGTCGTGGTCCGGCACCCGCGCAGCGGCCGCAGGACCCTGTACGTGAACGAGCCGTTCACCCGCCGTATCAAGGGCCTGTCCGACGCGGAGAACCGCGAGCTGCTCGACATCCTGGTCCTCCAGGCACGGATCCCCGAGTTCCAGGTCCGCTTCCACTGGGAGCCCGACTCCGTCGCCGTCTGGGACAACATCGCCACCCAGCACTACGCGGTCAACGACTACTTCCCCCGGCGCAGGGTGATGGAGCGCATCGCCATCGCCGGTGTCCCGCTCTCCTGA
- a CDS encoding TetR/AcrR family transcriptional regulator, whose translation MADDQGHSTRRAPGRPRQAHVTRAVLDAVVDLVAESGMGALTMDAVAARAGVSKPAMYRRWPTKQDLVIAAAESRIGPLTVPDMGDFRAELRAVLTARMEAYRQPGVGRLLAGVIGAAAEAGAEPGAYRDYTSRVMSETRHLLERGVARGDVRPDVDIADAATLVAASLVFRMVGEQRMPDETLVESMVELIGRAVGVRP comes from the coding sequence ATGGCCGACGATCAGGGACACAGCACACGGAGGGCGCCGGGGCGCCCGCGTCAGGCGCACGTCACCCGCGCCGTCCTCGACGCGGTCGTCGACCTGGTGGCCGAGAGCGGCATGGGCGCCCTGACCATGGACGCCGTGGCGGCCCGCGCCGGGGTGAGCAAACCCGCCATGTACCGGCGCTGGCCGACCAAGCAGGATCTCGTCATCGCCGCCGCGGAGTCCCGGATCGGCCCGCTGACCGTGCCGGACATGGGTGATTTCCGGGCCGAGCTGCGGGCCGTGCTGACGGCGCGCATGGAGGCGTACCGGCAGCCCGGCGTGGGCCGGCTGCTGGCCGGGGTGATCGGCGCCGCAGCCGAGGCCGGGGCGGAGCCGGGCGCCTACCGCGACTACACGTCCCGCGTGATGAGCGAGACGCGTCATCTGCTGGAGCGCGGGGTGGCGCGCGGGGACGTCCGGCCGGACGTCGACATCGCCGACGCCGCGACGCTGGTGGCGGCGTCGCTGGTCTTCCGCATGGTGGGCGAGCAGCGGATGCCGGACGAGACGCTCGTCGAGTCGATGGTGGAGCTGATCGGCCGGGCGGTCGGCGTCCGGCCGTAG